The Capsicum annuum cultivar UCD-10X-F1 chromosome 3, UCD10Xv1.1, whole genome shotgun sequence genomic sequence TGTATGAAAACTGCTTCAACTAAAGTACTAATGATGGTAGCAGTTATTCCACTGGCGTAGCTACATCAAACACCCTTCTTTAAAAAGTTATATCAAAGTTTGAACACCGTTAACAAAAATTCCTAGCTTCACCATTGGTTATTTTTTCCTGTTGTAATATGTGGTTTTGTTGGATGTCTAATACAGGTCGTGGAGGTGGCGGATTCAGGGGTGGTAGAGGAGatggaggaggaagaggaggacgtggtggtagaggtggtttCAGCGGTGGAAGAGGAGGTTTTGGTAGTGGAGGAAGTGGGATGAAGCGAGGTGGTGGGAGAGGAGGAGGCAGAGGCGGTAGAGGTGGAGGAAGGGGACGTGGTGGAGGAGGAATGAAGGGTGGTAGTAAGGTTATAGTGGAGCCTCATAGACATGGAGGTGTGTTTATTGCTAAGGGTAAGGAAGATGCACTTTGTACCAAGAATTTGGTACCTGGTGAAGCTGTCTACAATGAGAAGAGAATCTCTGTTCAGGTTACAAATTGTTCTTTTTGTTGTGTAGTTTTTAGTTAATGTTTGCAAGGTTGAATCTTTCGTGGATGTGCCTAACTTAGGTGTTATTAAGTGGATTGTGATTCTAAAAGCAAGGATTTgttgataaaatttaaatttctgcTATCAATTTAAATGTATGTCCATGGCCATTTATGCTATTAAGTTGATGTCTGTAGTTTCCTTGGATGGTGCATTTTGTGTACCCTACTTTATACACTCTTAgtaaatttttgcatttttgaatCTTTTGGGTGTGCATGATTTGGTGCTTAAAATTTGGTTATTAAGTGGATTAAGTATATGTTGATAAAAATTAATCTTGACTCGTCTTTAATCAATTTAGATGCAAGTCAGCGACCAGTTGTGTTATCAGATTGATGGATGTAGTTTCTCTGGATGGTGTATTGTGCTTTTACTTGTTCTTGATGAAACAAGAAGTTGCAAATAAGTAGAATGTTTCTGTTGTTATTGCAGTTACTGGGCTTCTATTTCCCCATCTTGCATGTATACATTATTTACATGACCTACTATGGAGTTCTGTGCTGATTTTTCAAAcatttttgaatttgatctccTTAATATATccatataatattaaaacttattAACATGTGTATGTGAGAACTAATCTGCTGCAGTATTTGTATAATGTACAATATTGTTGACTTTTGTgtgtgtttattttattttagaatgaGGATGGAACAAAGGTTGAGTATAGAGTGTGGAATCCTTTCCGTTCCAAGTTAGCAGCTGCAATTCTTGGAGGAGTTGATGATATTTGGATTGTGAGTTTGTCTCCTGTCAAAACATTAGCTTGaacatattcttctttgttccgAGAATAACAGTATTCTGTGCATATGGAATTTGTTCCAGAAACCAGGTGCTCGTGTCCTTTACCTGGGTGCTGCTTCAGGAA encodes the following:
- the LOC107863235 gene encoding rRNA 2'-O-methyltransferase fibrillarin 1 isoform X1; this encodes MWFCWMSNTGRGGGGFRGGRGDGGGRGGRGGRGGFSGGRGGFGSGGSGMKRGGGRGGGRGGRGGGRGRGGGGMKGGSKVIVEPHRHGGVFIAKGKEDALCTKNLVPGEAVYNEKRISVQNEDGTKVEYRVWNPFRSKLAAAILGGVDDIWIKPGARVLYLGAASGTTVSHVSDLVGPDGVVYAVEFSHRSGRDLVNMAKKRTNVIPIIEDARHPAKYRMLVGMVDVIFSDVAQPDQARILALNASYFLKAGGHFVISIKANCIDSTVPAEAVFAQEVKKLQAEQFKPIEQVTLEPFERDHACVVGAYRVPKKQKAAA